The Pontibacter korlensis sequence TTAAACTTTTACTTTGACGCTAGCTTCTGGCCTTTCAAATGTTTTAAGGCACGATCCAGCACAGGATCTTTTTTCTGGATGTAGTCTTGCAGGGTCATCTTCACATCTATGTCTGGCTTCACGCCGTAGCCAACAAATTCACGGCCGTCTGGATAAGTATCTTTCTTAGTACAGATTCTGGCCCCTCCTCCCCCAGGAAGATCAAACATAAAAGGCTGGCCGGTACTACCGAATGAGTTCTCGCCAATCTTTGTCATGTGCCTCTGGTTATCGGCATAAATCAGAAAGTCTTCGGCGGCAGAGGCAGTGTTGTGCCCGATAAGTATAGCAGTTGGCACAATCACTTTCTGGTCGGCGCTTACAGAATTTCGGGCGGGGTTGTAGTCGAAAGTATAGTATAGCTTGTCCTGGTAAGCCAGCAGCGATTTAGCTGCCCAGGCATCGCCTGCGGTATCTTTAGGATTTTCAATGAACCTACCCCAAGCCTTGTAGCTAGCCAGGTGCTGGCGAGTAGAGTTCTTAGAGCCATACAGCAGCGTATCAGGCGATAGGTATTCCAGAATCTCACGGCCTATGTCTGTAGAGCCGCCGCCATTGTAGCGCAGGTCAATGATCAGCGCTTTGGCTTTGCGCAGTTCCGGTAGCTTTGCCAGAAACATCTCATTTATCTTCGGATCATGGAATCCGTTCAGGGCAAGGTATGCAGTTTGATTCGGGTACCACTTCAGCTCCAGCAACTCACGCTTCTCCTGGCTTGGGTATACTTCCTGCTCCGTAGTTTCAGCATGTGTAAGGGTAAGCGCTGCTACTTTGCCTTTTGGTGTTCTGTATTTGATGTTGTACTGCTCGCCCTCAGGCCCTGCAAACATATAACGAATAGCAATGTCCATCAGCACATAATCTGTAGACGACGAGACATAAGGCAGCACAAACTGCTTCAGGTATTCTACTGTTGGCAGGCCGTTCACCTCAACTATCTCGCTGCCCACAGGCACTTCGTCTTTTATGCTCAGGTTAGTTTTGGTCACAATGGCTCTGTTGTCGATATTGCTCAGAAATATCCTGTACTTCCCGAACATATCATTATGCAGCTTTTCCTGTATTTTCTTCGGGAAGTAGATGTTGGTGTGGCCGTCGTTAAGTAAGGCACAGAATTTTTGCAGCTCCCGGTAATACTCGTAGTCGTTTTTTGTCTGCTGCACCTTTGTAATCGCCTCACGATAAGCATTGTCCCACTTGGTTCGATCCACCTTATCGAGGTACACAAAGTTGTAGTTTACTTCCTGCCAGAACTTTGAGAGCCCATATACTTTGTCGGCCGGTGTCAGGGTATTTGAAATTTGCGCCTGCGCAACAGTTGTTAACAGTACAAGCAGGCTTAAGAGGAGCTTTTTCATGTTTTAAGTAGATTCTTATTGGCTGTATCGATAAAATGCTGTGTATGCTTGGTTTGCTTCAGAGCTAGCTCTACCTGCAGTGTATTCTTCTATGTCCTTATCAGATTAGGCAGAATACACTGCAGGTAAAGCTTATTCGGCTCTGAGTGAGTTTACAGGGTTTGCCACTGCGGTTTTAATGGCATGGAAGCTAAGGGTAACGACGGCAATGATAATGGTAGAGACAAAGGCCATGGCAAAGATCCACCAGCTTAGCTCTGTGCGGTCGGCGTAGTCATTAAGCCAGCCGTTCATAAAGTACCATCCTAATGGCAGGGCAATCAGGTTAGCAATAAGCACCAGTTTCAGGAAGTCTTTGGAGAGCATGAACACGATGCTTGCCACGGAGGCTCCCAGCACTTTGCGGATACCAATTTCTTTGGTACGTTGCTCGGCAGTGAACAGGGCCAGGCCAAACAAACCAAGGCAGGAGATGAAGATGGCAATGCCGGCAAAGTATTTAGTAAGCTGCCCCATCATTACCTCTGTTCTGTACATCCGCTCGAAGTCCTCATCCAGGAAGTGATATTCAAACGGGAAAGCCGGATTATGCTTTTTCAGGATCTTCTCTATGGCAGACAAAATCTCTGTTGTCTCTCCAGAAGTTATCCGCACAAAGATGGTGTTAGCTTCTCCCGGGTTCAGCATCATTACAAGAGGCTGCATAGATTCATGCATGGAGGCTGTCTGGAAATTCTTTACCACACCGATGATGGTAGCACGCTCGCCTCCACCTGCCAGCCACTGCCCTACTGGCTCTTTTAGCTGCATAAGTCTAGCTGCCTCCTCATTAATCACCACCTTCGTTTCTTCTGCACCATACTTTTTGGAAAAGCTTCTGCCCTCCTTCATCTGCACATCCAAGGTCTCCAGGAAGTCATAGTCAGTTTTAAGTATACTGAACAGAATGTCAGAATTTGGCTCTTTCCCCTCCCACTCAATACTACCTGTTGAGTTACCCACCATCAAAGGGTTTTGGTTTGCAGCCGTAACACCAGTTATGCCCGGCACCTTTAGCAGCTCTTCCTTCATCACATCGTAACGCTTATGCAGTTCACCCTCCAACGGAAGCAGCACCACATTCTCCCTGTTCAGGCCTATGTTTTTAGTGCGGATATAGTGCAGTTGCAGGTATACTACCAGAGTACTAATAATCAGCAGCGCAGACAGTACAAACTGGAACACTACCAGGCCTTTTCTGAAAACCGACACGCGCTTGCTTGATTTGGTAGTTCCTTTTAAAACTACTGCAGGATTGAAAGATGATAAGAACAGGGCAGGGTAACTTCCAGACACAACACCTGTTACTACAGCTACACCTACAAGCAGCAGAAGCAGCGACGGATCAGTTAAGTCCAGGTTTATGAACTTACCCGTGAGCTCGTTAAACTGCGGTAAGAGTATACCTGTTAGGTTTACTGATAAGAAGAGCGCCAGAAAAGCCACCAGTACCGACTCGATCATAAACTGGCTGATAAGTGCTGGTTTGTTTGCTCCGATAGCCTTTCTAACCCCTACCTCTTTGGCACGCTTGGCCGACCGTGCGGTTGCCAGGTTCATAAAGTTGATGCAGGCAATGATAAGGATAAACATAGCCACCACCGTAAACAGTCGCACATGTTTAATGGCTCCTGTCCCCTCCTGACTTCCGTTGCGGAACTCGCCGTACAGGTACATCTCACTTACAGGCTGCACAAAAAGGTCTATGTTTGATTCTTTTTGATACTGTTTTATGACAGGCTTTATCTTCTCATTAAAAGCATCTATGTCGGTGCCTGGCTGCAGCTTTACGAAAGTTCTTAGTGCATTACTTTCCCACCCCTTCAGCCACTCACTTCCCGGGCTGTTTATCCAATCATCCACAGGCATCACGTAGTCAAACTGCATAGTAGAATTCTTGGGCACATCCTGCATCACTCCTGTTACCTTATAGCTCTTGCTGTTATTGATCTTGAAGAGCTTACCCATGGCTTCTTCAGGAGAATCGAAAAACTGATTGGCTACCGTTTCTGAAATCACCACCGAATTTGGCTGCTTCAGCACCTGTGAGGCATCACCGTACAACAGCGGAAAGGTAAAGACTTGAAAAAACTCTGGATCGGTGTACCTGCCATTAACCTTAAGCACCTTATCGTTATAGGCGAAGAGCTGCTTCCAATCCCAGGTAGTGGTTCGCACTGCCTGTACTACCTCCGGCAGGTCCCGCTCCAAGGCTTCTGCCAAAGGTCCCGGGGTAGCATCTACTGTCAGGTCATCTGCACCAGGGTAGCTTTGCACCTCCATTACCCGGTATAGAGTGTCTACATCTTCATGAAAACGGTTGATGCTTAGCTCATCCTTTACCCACAGCAGAATCAGGATACTACAGGTCATGCCCAGCGCCAGGCCGGAGATATTGATGAGCGAGAAGACCTTGTGACGCATCAGGTTGCGATAGGCCATTTTGAGGTAGTTCTTATACATAGTTTTAGGCTTTGTGGTGTGAATGTGTGGCTTAGAAAAATTTTCAAAAGTTTTTCCTACTGTACACAAGGCCTCTAAGAAATTAAGATGCCAAAAACACAAAACACTGTTTTTAAGCATTTTAAACAACACTCCTCCAGTTTAAGTGTACGCTTTCGATACACCTGCACGCAGTACACCTGTGCGCTTCCGGTACAAGTATAAACACAGCCTATACTTAGGCAGAGTATAGCAATTACGCTATTTTTATTTTTATCAGATAGAATGGTTATATTCGGTTCTTCAACCAGAACCTCCTTACCTATGGCCACTGTAAAGAATGCTCGCGTGCTGGTGGTAGACGACGAGACGGACGTGCTGTTCGCCCTGAAGATGCTGCTAAAAACCGAGGTAAAAGAAGTAGTTACCGAAAAGAACCCTGACCTCCTGCCCGGCCTGCTGGAGCGACAGAAGTTTGATGTCATTTTCCTGGACATGAACTTTAAGAGTGCCTTGAATACAGGAAATGAGGGACTGTTCTGGCTGCGGCAGATCCTGGACAGAGACAAGGATGCTTCGGTTATACTTATCACGGCCTATGGCGATGTGGAGCTGGCTGTGCGCTCTTTAAAGGAGGGCGCTACAGATTTTATTGTAAAGCCCTGGCACAACGAGAAGCTGCTGGAAACTCTGCACCAGACACTAGAGAAAAGACAGCAGAAGACAAAGGGCGGCAGTGCAGGCGTAGCTACTTCTAAGAATACCAGCACTACTATTCTGGGCCAATCGGAGGCAATAAAAGAGGTGTTGTACAAGATAGAAAAGATAGCACCTACCGAGGCCAATGTACTTATACTTGGCGAGAACGGTACCGGTAAAGAATTGGTGGCTAGGGCGCTGCATGAGAAGTCTTTTCGTGCCGGAAAGCCTTTTGTAAGTGTGGATATGGGCGCGCTGACCGACAGCCTGTTTGAGAGTGAGTTGTTCGGCTCCAAGAAGGGAGCCTTTACCGATGCCCGTGAAGATCGGGCCGGACGCTTTGAGGCTGCCAACGGAGGCACTTTGTTTCTGGATGAGATAGGTAATATCTCACCGGCCATGCAGGCAAAGCTGCTTACAGTGCTACAGAACCGTCAGGTAACCCCACTAGGCTCCAACACACCCGTACCTGTTGACATCCGCTTGATCTCGGCCACTAACGAGCCTATTTACGAGCTGGCTGCACGTAACCAGTTCCGCAAAGACTTGATCTACCGCATCAACACCGTAGAAATCACCCTGCCACCACTTCGCCAGCGCCACGGCGATGTAGAGCTGCTGGCGCGCCATTTTGCTGCTATCTACGCTCAGAAGAATCATAAACCAGTGCCTGAGTTTGCAGAAGCCACCCTTCAGAAGCTAAAGCAACACAGCTGGCCAGGCAACGTGCGCGAGCTGCAGCACGCCGTAGAGCGCGCCATTATACTTGCCGAGAATAACATACTGCAGCCACAGGACTTCAGCTTCTCACCTATGGAGATGGCTCCTTCGGCCCCTGCCGCTGCCTACATACCCGAAACACCTGTGCCGCTAAGCGAAATTGAGCGCGAAACCATAATCCGGGTGCTGGAGAAGAATAAAGGCAATATCTCCAGAACTGCAAAAGAGCTTGGCCTTACCCGCACCGCCTTATACCGCCGATTAAATAAGCATGACATTTAACCGCATCGAATTCGGGTTGCTGATCCGGTTTGTACTGTTGCTGGGCATGATGTACCTGACGGTGCACTACCTCACGCAGTTCACCTGGCTGCAGGTAGGCTCCGGTATACTTGTTATGCTGGCGCAGGTGTGGGAGTTGGCTATGTATGTTACCCGCAGTAATAATGAGCTTGCCAAGTTTCTGCAGGCTGTAAAGCAGCGCGACTTTTCACAACGCTTTAACGAGCACACCACCAACAGTTCTCTGCGGCAACTGCACAAAGCCTTCAACCTCATCAATGATACTTACAAGCAACTGCATATAGAGAAGGAGGCGCAGTTTCAGTATATGCAGACTATCCTGCAGATGATCGACACAGGCATTATGGCGGTGGATGAAGAAACTGGAGATGTGGAATGGGTGAATGAGGCTTTCAAAAGTATACTGCACCTGCCCTACCTGAAAAGTATGGACAGCCTGGAGCCACGTTACCCATTGCTCTATGAAGCAGTGCAAAGTATAAAGCCTGGGGAGAACAAGCTCCTAAAACTCAAGCTACAGGACGGGCAGACACAATTGCTGTTAACCGCCACTGCCTTCACCATGCAACAGCGCAACCTGCTGCTATTTGCTTTGAAGAATGTGAGCGCCACCGTAGATGCCACCGAAACAGAGGCTTGGCAAAAGCTACTGCGCGTGATGACGCACGAGATCATGAACTCTGTGGCTCCTATCGCCTCGCTGGCCGATACACTTGGCCGCCACCTGCACATGGAGCGCGAGAAGATAGAGCAGGAGCCTGAAGCAAAACCTGACCCTGAACTGCTGCAGGATACGGAAGAAGGCATTACCATCATCAAGAAGCGCAGCGAAGGATTGCTCCGCTTCGCGCACTTTTACCGCAACCTGAGCAAATCGCAGGAACTGATGCTGACCACGGTGTATGTGCAGGAGCTGTTTAAAAGTATAAACGGCCTGATGCGTCCTCAACTGGAAGAGCAGGGCGTGAAGCTCAGCTGCCAGGTAACGCCTCCTAACCTAACCTTGTACGGTGATGTGAACCTACTCGAACAGGTTCTTATCAACCTTATACTTAATGCCAAGCGCGCCGTACAAGGTCGTCCTGATCCGCAGGTTATACTTACTGCAGGCCACGAAAACGGCAAAACTGTTATTGAGGTACAGGATAACGGTACCGGTATCCCGGAGGAGCTTCTGGAGAATATATTCATCCCGTTCTTCACCTCACACAAAGATGGCTCGGGCATTGGCCTTAGCCTAGCAAAGCACATTATGCTGTTGCACAAGGGTAGCATACAAGTAGCCTCCGAGGTTGGCGTTGGCACTGTTTTTAAACTGTACTTCTAACTAAAGCCACCTTAGCTTTTAGCTACGTACAAATTACTCTTGGCCTTTTCAGTTATTCTGTTACAGCGTTGGATGTGGTTTTGTAATTTTACTTTAAGTAATACACTATATAGCTTTTCCCTGTTACGGTATAGATAATATCTATAAACTAAACCGTTTGAGATAGAGTATAAAACAATAGTACAAAGTAAAATCTAATCGGTAACGTGCTATGAACGAAAACAAGAATAACGGCTCTGCGACCTCAGGTAACGGCCAGAATGGTTCAGAAAATAAAAGAATGCTGACCACCCGCCAAGGCCACCCTGTAACTGACAACCAGAACATCCGCACTGTAGGCAACCGTGGTCCTGCTACCATGGAGAACTACCACTTCTTAGAAAAGATGTCGCACTTTGACCGTGAGCGCGTACCGGAACGAGTGGTACATGCCAGAGGTGCAGGTGCACATGGGGTGTTTCAGGCTTACGGTACGGTTGGCGATGATCCGGTTGAGAAGTATACCCGTGCAAAGGTTTTCAAAAAAGGAAAAGAGACACCAGTTTTTGTGCGCTTCTCGACAGTTGGACACCCGTCTGGCTCACCTGAGACGTTACGCGACCCCCGTGGCTTTGCTGTAAAGTTCTATACTGAAGACGGCAACTGGGACCTTGTAGGAAACAACCTGAAGATCTTCTTCATTCGGGATGCGATGAAGTTCCCGGACTTGATCCACTCTCAAAAGCCAGACCCGGTAACTAACATCCAGAGCGCTGAGCGTATTTTCGACTTTTTCTCAGGTACACCAGAGGCAACCCACATGGTTACATTCCTGTACTCGCCATGGGGTATTCCGGCTAACTACCGCCAGATGCAGGGCTCAGGTGTAAACACATATAAGTGGGTAAATGCAGACGGTGAAGCAGTACTGGTTAAATATCACTGGGAGCCAGTAAAGCAAGGCATCCGCAACCTTACTCAAAAAGAAGCACAAGCCATACAGGCCAAAAACTTTAACCACGCCACTCAGGACCTTTACGAGGCTATCGAAAGAGGCGACTTCCCAGAGTGGGAGCTTAACGTTCAGATCATGAGCGATGACGAGCACCCAGAGCTGGACTTTGACCCATTGGATGATACCAAGCTGTGGCCAAGAGAGCAGTTCCCTTGGCACCCGGTAGGCAAGATGACCCTGAACAGAAACCCAGTGGACTACTTTAACGAGGTTGAGCTATCAGCTTTCGGTACAGGTGTACTGGTAGATGGGCTTGATTTCTCGGATGATAAGATGTTGCAGGGCCGTACGTTCTCTTATTCTGATACACAGCGTTATCGTGTAGGTGCCAACTACCTACAGTTGCCAATAAACGCACCTAAAAAGCAGGTAGCAACGAACCAGCGTGGTGGACGAATGGCCTTTAAAACTGACTTTGCGGAAGGGCAGAACATTCACGTAAACTACGAGCCTTCTATTTTGGGTGGCCTGGAAGAAGCACCAAAAGCAGGTAAAGATCATACGCCACGTTATGAGGCAAACCTGGTGCGCCAGCACATCGACCGTACCAATCACTTTGGACAGGCTGGTGAAACGTACCGCAACTTTGAAGACTGGGAGCGTGATGAACTGATCATGAACCTGGGCAACGATTTAGCTAAGTGCGATAAGCGCATTCAGGATAAGATGCTGGAATACTTTACGCAGGCCGACGAAGATTATGGCCGACGTGTAAGAGAAAGCATCGACAGAGCTACGCAGGAGCTGATGAAGATGAAGCATGATAAAATTGCCGGTACGGATGGCCCTGAGGGCAACATAACCGGTGAGGAAGGGGTGCAGGAGGCCCAGGAAAAATCTCATCCTAGCAAACCATACTAAACAGCTATAAAGTATAAAATTCATACTTGCTGCGTAAAACCAAAGGCAGTTGCTAGTAGCGGCTGCCTTTGGTGCTTTTTAAAGTATAACAAAAAAGCCTGACTGCAGATATCGTTGCAGACAGGCTTTCTTAATCAGGTATCGCAGTATAAAGCTACTGTTACTTCATCAATAACATGGTGCCGGAACGGGTGGTACTACCATTGGTAATTCTATAGATGTACATGCCATTTTTCATGCCTGTGCCTTTGAAGCTGTGCTCATAGGTTACACCACGCTCCACCTCTCCTTCGAACAGTGTTTCTACCACACGGCCGGTAATATCATAAACCTTCAGCACTGTATGACCATCTTCCTGAGCCGTAAAGCGGATGTTAGTGCTCTCAGTGAACGGGTTAGGATAGCTCACAGCCACATCACTACCCATAGCGTCAAACTTGGCCGTACCAACTGATCCTGGCACATGGAAGGTAAAAGTTGCTGGCAAATCGAAGGCTTCTTCCTGGTCGAACCTGTTATAGCTCAAGCCTTGGTTGGCACTGTAACCTAGGCCTCTTCTGGCAAAAGCTTTCCAGATCAGTTCTTGGTTAGCTCCACCGTAATTAATTTGGTCAGCCATAAGTATAGCATCACGACCGTCTACAAAACCAGGGTAGCATGGCTGTAGTTTTAAGCCATCTATTACCAGTTGCATAGCTATGTTATTGCCGCCGTTGCCGTTGTACAGGTCCTCATCAAAGCCGTACTTCTCAATCAAATCCCAGGTCATCTCCCAAAGTATGGTAGACCAAACAAAGCCGACACCATGCGGAGCTGTTAAGCTCGGGTTATTAGTTGCATTGTAAGTATAGCTGTTAATACTGAAATCAGTAGAGTATGGCGCAGGTCTGATACCTCGCCCATTTGTTGGCTCACCTGATGCGTACGTACCCATGCCTCTTATTTTCTCACGGGTGTCGCCTTTCTTCATGGTCATCATCAGGCCAAACCAGTCACTCCAGCCTTCTCCCATTTGCTCAGTTGTATAAATCTGAGTACCCACACGAACCTGGGTTGGAAGGCATGAAGTGGTATTTGGTCCACCAGTAAGGCGGTTAGATATACCATGGCCATACTCATGCACGATGATACCGTTGTCGAAGTCTCCATCGATTTCTGGTCCCGAACCATCGTCTTTCAGGCTTACAATCACTTCCTGGTTGCTATCCAGCAAAGCTCTTATTTTAGCGCCTGCCTCATCTGTTATCATTAAAGAGGAGATAGTAATCAGACTCGGGTTTGTGGCTCCTACACCCATAGCAGTTGGAGTGCCCGGCGCATTATTTATTACTACAACCGCAATGGCTCCAGCATTTTGCGCATTCAATACTTTTACACCAAACTCACAGGAGCCTCTGTATACTACGGCTATGTTTCCGGCAATTGCGGCCGCATTAGAGATAGCCCCACAAGCCAAAAGACCATCAGCCAACACAAGCTTTCCGGTAATTGGCGTAGAGCTAAGTCTCGGACCAAAGGTTGCCTGTATCGCCAGATAGCTTCCTGCAATGGCAGCAGGCGATGTTACCCTGAACATATCCCCATCCGGGATACCACTCCAAAGGTACATCTGCATTCTCGGCCTGAAACCATCGACTGGAGTGGCGAAATTAGCGTTGTTGCGTGTAGTAGAAATATTTCTGCTGTCCTGAGCCTCTGCCATTACATGGTCTGCTCCTAAGCCGCCTTTATCAAAGTTAAATGACTGAAAGTTGCCACTTTCCTCATCAAAGCCATACTTGTACCATACATCGTGTATGATGTTGTTCCAGTAAAAGAGGTTCGTGATAGCTGCATCTTTATAGGCAGAAGGTTGCTGAGAAAAATCAACCGGATATTTGAACACACGTTCTGTTCCGCCATCTGGGCTATAGCCGTACATGTCTTCAGGGCCACCTATATAACCGGTATTGTCCGGATCTTCATACGCGTACACGTTATTGCCTCGGGTAATAGTATACTTGGTCTGGCCAGCAGTATGCCACCCAGTCGGGGAAGCAACACGATCTGCAGATTTGGCATTAACTGGTTTTCGGTTACCGTGGCTAGGGCTTTCTATAGGCATAGGGTACACTTCATAAAGACCAGGCGAGTTGCTGTTGTTCACCTGTTTCTCAGCAGACACATACGGAATTGCTTCTACCGCATCATTGTAAGGGGTTGCAGTAGTATGGCTATGGCCATCGTGCAGAAAGCTTCCGCCTGGGCCATTGTTCTCAAACTGGCAATGCACCACCATGTTATCTTTGTCTAAGAACTCACCAGTAACCGCATCTACCCTGATGTTCCACCAGTTTTCTGCATCCAGTTCATAAATAGACACCTCCCAGGCCAGCCTTAAGCTGCCATCTACCATAGGTTGGTAAACTAACCTTGCCGGAATCGACTCTAGGGAAATCCCACCGTTCGACAGAAGCACTTCTCTGTTACTAACGTCGCCTGTTTCCAGAATGGTTAGTGGTCCTTTAACAGTGGTGCCCAAGTGCCTGGCAGCAGCGGCAACTGCACCGGCAGCATCTAAGGCAGGCTGCTTGTTCTTGATCTTTTCTTCTATTTGGCTGTAGAAACGATTACCAACATGTATCACCTTACCGTCGCTGGTAACGGCCATGTTGGTAATAGCGCCATGAATTTCGATGCCCTGAAACTGCTGCTTAATGTAGAGGTGCTTTACACCGCTCTTTTTGCTATTCGATTCGCCGCTCAGCTTTAGGTCTGCAATGTCTTTTTCACTTACTTTATACTTGCTCTTGTTGCTTTTTAGATGCTCAAGAGCCACCTGTGGGACTGGTTTTTTCTCTGGCTTCCCACTCCGTTGTCCGTACGAAACAGTACTACCGAACAGCAAGGCTACAATAATAGCCAGCTGCGTGTAAACGCGTATAGTTTTGCCCATAAAA is a genomic window containing:
- a CDS encoding S41 family peptidase → MKKLLLSLLVLLTTVAQAQISNTLTPADKVYGLSKFWQEVNYNFVYLDKVDRTKWDNAYREAITKVQQTKNDYEYYRELQKFCALLNDGHTNIYFPKKIQEKLHNDMFGKYRIFLSNIDNRAIVTKTNLSIKDEVPVGSEIVEVNGLPTVEYLKQFVLPYVSSSTDYVLMDIAIRYMFAGPEGEQYNIKYRTPKGKVAALTLTHAETTEQEVYPSQEKRELLELKWYPNQTAYLALNGFHDPKINEMFLAKLPELRKAKALIIDLRYNGGGSTDIGREILEYLSPDTLLYGSKNSTRQHLASYKAWGRFIENPKDTAGDAWAAKSLLAYQDKLYYTFDYNPARNSVSADQKVIVPTAILIGHNTASAAEDFLIYADNQRHMTKIGENSFGSTGQPFMFDLPGGGGARICTKKDTYPDGREFVGYGVKPDIDVKMTLQDYIQKKDPVLDRALKHLKGQKLASK
- a CDS encoding ABC transporter permease codes for the protein MYKNYLKMAYRNLMRHKVFSLINISGLALGMTCSILILLWVKDELSINRFHEDVDTLYRVMEVQSYPGADDLTVDATPGPLAEALERDLPEVVQAVRTTTWDWKQLFAYNDKVLKVNGRYTDPEFFQVFTFPLLYGDASQVLKQPNSVVISETVANQFFDSPEEAMGKLFKINNSKSYKVTGVMQDVPKNSTMQFDYVMPVDDWINSPGSEWLKGWESNALRTFVKLQPGTDIDAFNEKIKPVIKQYQKESNIDLFVQPVSEMYLYGEFRNGSQEGTGAIKHVRLFTVVAMFILIIACINFMNLATARSAKRAKEVGVRKAIGANKPALISQFMIESVLVAFLALFLSVNLTGILLPQFNELTGKFINLDLTDPSLLLLLVGVAVVTGVVSGSYPALFLSSFNPAVVLKGTTKSSKRVSVFRKGLVVFQFVLSALLIISTLVVYLQLHYIRTKNIGLNRENVVLLPLEGELHKRYDVMKEELLKVPGITGVTAANQNPLMVGNSTGSIEWEGKEPNSDILFSILKTDYDFLETLDVQMKEGRSFSKKYGAEETKVVINEEAARLMQLKEPVGQWLAGGGERATIIGVVKNFQTASMHESMQPLVMMLNPGEANTIFVRITSGETTEILSAIEKILKKHNPAFPFEYHFLDEDFERMYRTEVMMGQLTKYFAGIAIFISCLGLFGLALFTAEQRTKEIGIRKVLGASVASIVFMLSKDFLKLVLIANLIALPLGWYFMNGWLNDYADRTELSWWIFAMAFVSTIIIAVVTLSFHAIKTAVANPVNSLRAE
- a CDS encoding sigma-54-dependent transcriptional regulator, with translation MATVKNARVLVVDDETDVLFALKMLLKTEVKEVVTEKNPDLLPGLLERQKFDVIFLDMNFKSALNTGNEGLFWLRQILDRDKDASVILITAYGDVELAVRSLKEGATDFIVKPWHNEKLLETLHQTLEKRQQKTKGGSAGVATSKNTSTTILGQSEAIKEVLYKIEKIAPTEANVLILGENGTGKELVARALHEKSFRAGKPFVSVDMGALTDSLFESELFGSKKGAFTDAREDRAGRFEAANGGTLFLDEIGNISPAMQAKLLTVLQNRQVTPLGSNTPVPVDIRLISATNEPIYELAARNQFRKDLIYRINTVEITLPPLRQRHGDVELLARHFAAIYAQKNHKPVPEFAEATLQKLKQHSWPGNVRELQHAVERAIILAENNILQPQDFSFSPMEMAPSAPAAAYIPETPVPLSEIERETIIRVLEKNKGNISRTAKELGLTRTALYRRLNKHDI
- a CDS encoding sensor histidine kinase, which translates into the protein MTFNRIEFGLLIRFVLLLGMMYLTVHYLTQFTWLQVGSGILVMLAQVWELAMYVTRSNNELAKFLQAVKQRDFSQRFNEHTTNSSLRQLHKAFNLINDTYKQLHIEKEAQFQYMQTILQMIDTGIMAVDEETGDVEWVNEAFKSILHLPYLKSMDSLEPRYPLLYEAVQSIKPGENKLLKLKLQDGQTQLLLTATAFTMQQRNLLLFALKNVSATVDATETEAWQKLLRVMTHEIMNSVAPIASLADTLGRHLHMEREKIEQEPEAKPDPELLQDTEEGITIIKKRSEGLLRFAHFYRNLSKSQELMLTTVYVQELFKSINGLMRPQLEEQGVKLSCQVTPPNLTLYGDVNLLEQVLINLILNAKRAVQGRPDPQVILTAGHENGKTVIEVQDNGTGIPEELLENIFIPFFTSHKDGSGIGLSLAKHIMLLHKGSIQVASEVGVGTVFKLYF
- a CDS encoding catalase — encoded protein: MNENKNNGSATSGNGQNGSENKRMLTTRQGHPVTDNQNIRTVGNRGPATMENYHFLEKMSHFDRERVPERVVHARGAGAHGVFQAYGTVGDDPVEKYTRAKVFKKGKETPVFVRFSTVGHPSGSPETLRDPRGFAVKFYTEDGNWDLVGNNLKIFFIRDAMKFPDLIHSQKPDPVTNIQSAERIFDFFSGTPEATHMVTFLYSPWGIPANYRQMQGSGVNTYKWVNADGEAVLVKYHWEPVKQGIRNLTQKEAQAIQAKNFNHATQDLYEAIERGDFPEWELNVQIMSDDEHPELDFDPLDDTKLWPREQFPWHPVGKMTLNRNPVDYFNEVELSAFGTGVLVDGLDFSDDKMLQGRTFSYSDTQRYRVGANYLQLPINAPKKQVATNQRGGRMAFKTDFAEGQNIHVNYEPSILGGLEEAPKAGKDHTPRYEANLVRQHIDRTNHFGQAGETYRNFEDWERDELIMNLGNDLAKCDKRIQDKMLEYFTQADEDYGRRVRESIDRATQELMKMKHDKIAGTDGPEGNITGEEGVQEAQEKSHPSKPY
- a CDS encoding T9SS-dependent M36 family metallopeptidase; this translates as MGKTIRVYTQLAIIVALLFGSTVSYGQRSGKPEKKPVPQVALEHLKSNKSKYKVSEKDIADLKLSGESNSKKSGVKHLYIKQQFQGIEIHGAITNMAVTSDGKVIHVGNRFYSQIEEKIKNKQPALDAAGAVAAAARHLGTTVKGPLTILETGDVSNREVLLSNGGISLESIPARLVYQPMVDGSLRLAWEVSIYELDAENWWNIRVDAVTGEFLDKDNMVVHCQFENNGPGGSFLHDGHSHTTATPYNDAVEAIPYVSAEKQVNNSNSPGLYEVYPMPIESPSHGNRKPVNAKSADRVASPTGWHTAGQTKYTITRGNNVYAYEDPDNTGYIGGPEDMYGYSPDGGTERVFKYPVDFSQQPSAYKDAAITNLFYWNNIIHDVWYKYGFDEESGNFQSFNFDKGGLGADHVMAEAQDSRNISTTRNNANFATPVDGFRPRMQMYLWSGIPDGDMFRVTSPAAIAGSYLAIQATFGPRLSSTPITGKLVLADGLLACGAISNAAAIAGNIAVVYRGSCEFGVKVLNAQNAGAIAVVVINNAPGTPTAMGVGATNPSLITISSLMITDEAGAKIRALLDSNQEVIVSLKDDGSGPEIDGDFDNGIIVHEYGHGISNRLTGGPNTTSCLPTQVRVGTQIYTTEQMGEGWSDWFGLMMTMKKGDTREKIRGMGTYASGEPTNGRGIRPAPYSTDFSINSYTYNATNNPSLTAPHGVGFVWSTILWEMTWDLIEKYGFDEDLYNGNGGNNIAMQLVIDGLKLQPCYPGFVDGRDAILMADQINYGGANQELIWKAFARRGLGYSANQGLSYNRFDQEEAFDLPATFTFHVPGSVGTAKFDAMGSDVAVSYPNPFTESTNIRFTAQEDGHTVLKVYDITGRVVETLFEGEVERGVTYEHSFKGTGMKNGMYIYRITNGSTTRSGTMLLMK